In Candidatus Binataceae bacterium, the genomic window CGATGCGATCGCGATCCTGAAAACCTGCCACTGCGCGATGGATGGCACCGACGCAAAACTGCTGCTGGTAGAGGGCGTCTACCCCGAGCGAATCGACCAATCGCTCGAAAGCCGCGGCGCGGCTTTCAACGACGTCAACATGCTGGTAAGCACCGGCGGCAGGCAAAGGTCCGAAGCGGAGTTCCGTGCCCTCTACCAAAGTGCAGGATTTCGCCTGACCAACATCGTTCCGACCGTAGCCCGGGTCTGCGTCATCGAGGGCGAGCGGGCCTGAGCGTGGCGAGCCAAACCGGGAGGGTCGTTCTTTTCAAGTGAACAGGAGGTCTCGCCAACAGCGGGAGTGGATGGTTGCACGCGCATTTTTTGGGAGTGACTAGATGAGGCCGCTCTACACCTTTGCACTGGTGGTCGCGATTCTGTTCCTGTTGGCCCTCGCGCGGCTGGCACGACTTGATGCGGGCGGCCCGGCGCATGAATTCGTGAACCTGCCAGGGCAGGAACCGGCAACCCTGTATCTACCGGGTGAAGGAAATCCATTCTTTCGCGTCTTTCCACCGGCCAGTCGCCCGCCCGCGATCGTCATGGTGCACGGGTTTATGGCCGACCGCCAGTTCATGAGCACCCTCGCTCGGCGTATTGCACAAAACGGCTACGCTGTGCTGGCCATCGATGTCAGCGGTCACGGTGCGAATCGCAATCCGTTTCCCGGCGGCCTGGCAAATGCTGACGCGCTGCGGACGGATGTAAAGAAGGCGGTCGACTTCCTGCGCAGTTATCAATTCGTCGACGGCTCACGAATCGTGGTGATGGGGCATTCGATGGGCGCCGGCGCAGTGCTCGATTACGCTACCGTCGACCCTGCGCTGAAGGGCGCGATCATGATTTCCGGGGGATTCGGCTTGACCGGCCCTGAGCGCCCCAAGAACGCACTATTTATTTTCGCGCAGAACGATCCGTCCTTCATACAGTCCGTTTCGACCGAGATAGCCTCTCATCTGGCCGGAGTGCCGCACATCGAACTCGGAAAGACCTACGGCGAGTTTGCGCAGGGCAACGCCATCGAGGCGCTCCAGATTCCCGGCGTGAATCACGTGACGATTGCTTATTCCCCTGAGGCTGCGGCGACCATGGTGAAATGGCTCGACGGCGCCTTTGGAACCACGCGCACGGGCGGGATCAACCTGAGAGAGCGGCGCCGCAGAGCGGCGATTCTCACCCTGCTGCTGTTCGTGGTGCTGCTGATTCCACTCGGCCGGATCGGCGGAGAAATAGCGGGTAACTGGTCCGAGGAGCTCGGCGGCTTGGGCGGATGGCCCGGACTTGCCATTTTGGTGCTGGCGCTGCTGGCCGCCATGCCGGTGGTGGCGATGATCGTTCCCACCGCGTTCTTTCCGCTGGTGGTCGGCGACCTTCAGGTGGCCTGGTTTTGGGTGGCCGGCTTGATCCTCGCCGTCGTCCTGATCCTGGCACAGGTGCTTCAATGGCGCCGGTTGCGCGACGGGTTGGGCGCGACCGTCTTCGCCGCGCTGCTGGTGATGACGATCATCTACCTGTGCCAGGTCGCGGACCAGGTTACGCTCCATACTCTGGCGCTGACTCCCGAGCGGCTTATCTTCACCGTGGTGGGAACCTTGCTCCTGCTCCCGTTCTGGCTGAGCTTTGAATTCATGCTACGTCGCGGGGACCTGGTCGTTTCCACGATTCGTGCGACGGTGGGTCGCGCGCTGATAATCGCGATGCTGGTGGTAGGCATCTTCTTGCAAGTGCTGCCGGGGGTCCTGATGCTCATCCTGCCGAACCTCGTCCTCATCTATGTAACGGTCGAAATCCTCGCGGCCTCAGCCTACAGCTCGTCACGCAACCTGGTGCTAATCGCGCTGGTGGAATCGATGTGGTTCGCGTGGACCATCGCGGCCACCGCCCCAATCACATTCATGCTGTAACCAGGGAGATTCATCCATGGCACATCCGCGCATGTACGAGGATTCCAATCCCGCGATAAAAAAACTGCGCGCCGTCTGCCTTGCTCTCGGCGATGTGGTCGAAAAGGAAGCGTGGGGCGAATGCACATTTCGCGTCGTCAACGGCTCGATGTTCGCGATGACCGACAACAACCATCACCAAAGCGGTCACGTGGCCGTGTGGGTCAAGGCGCCCGCCATGGTGCAGGAGATTCTGATCAGCTCCGATTCCAAGCGATTCTTCAAGCCGCCCTACATGGGTCACAA contains:
- a CDS encoding MmcQ/YjbR family DNA-binding protein, translated to MAHPRMYEDSNPAIKKLRAVCLALGDVVEKEAWGECTFRVVNGSMFAMTDNNHHQSGHVAVWVKAPAMVQEILISSDSKRFFKPPYMGHKGWVGVRIDSKPDWEQLTAILKDGYEISLPVRKAARTASRSKRVVSPVSKARQSMKPPSARASDKLPSDR
- a CDS encoding alpha/beta fold hydrolase encodes the protein MRPLYTFALVVAILFLLALARLARLDAGGPAHEFVNLPGQEPATLYLPGEGNPFFRVFPPASRPPAIVMVHGFMADRQFMSTLARRIAQNGYAVLAIDVSGHGANRNPFPGGLANADALRTDVKKAVDFLRSYQFVDGSRIVVMGHSMGAGAVLDYATVDPALKGAIMISGGFGLTGPERPKNALFIFAQNDPSFIQSVSTEIASHLAGVPHIELGKTYGEFAQGNAIEALQIPGVNHVTIAYSPEAAATMVKWLDGAFGTTRTGGINLRERRRRAAILTLLLFVVLLIPLGRIGGEIAGNWSEELGGLGGWPGLAILVLALLAAMPVVAMIVPTAFFPLVVGDLQVAWFWVAGLILAVVLILAQVLQWRRLRDGLGATVFAALLVMTIIYLCQVADQVTLHTLALTPERLIFTVVGTLLLLPFWLSFEFMLRRGDLVVSTIRATVGRALIIAMLVVGIFLQVLPGVLMLILPNLVLIYVTVEILAASAYSSSRNLVLIALVESMWFAWTIAATAPITFML